Within the Tissierellales bacterium genome, the region TTTATGAATTTACTGAAAAGCATAATAAATTTATAGTAAAGCCAACAGAAGGAAGTCATGGAAAAAACATATATTTTCAAACTATAGATAAAGAGACAGATATAGAAAAATTATATAGTAAAGTAAAATCTGAGAAAGCTCTTGTAGAAGAGATTGTAGTTCAAAATGATATAATAGGTGAGTTTAATCCATCTTCTGTAAATACTCTCAGGGTAGTTACTTTACTGGATAAGAATAATGATCCTAAAATAATGACTGCGAATTTACGTATGGGTCGTGGAGATAGAGTGGCAGATAATTTTCATCATCATGGAATAGCAACATTATTAGATGTTGAAACTGGAATTATTAAAACATCAGGTATAGATGGTGAGGGTAAAAGATATTTATATCATCCTATTACTGGCAAACAAATAGTAGGTTTTAAGGTTCCATATTGGAAAGATGTATGTACAACTGTTAAAGAAGCAGCTAAATTAATTCCTACTGTAAGGTATGTAGGTTGGGATGTAGCCGTAGGAAAAGATGGAAGAATATACATAATAGAAGGTAATTCTGCAGCAGATCCAGATGTATCACAATTACCAGATCAAATTGGTAAATGGCCATTATATGAGCCATATATTGAAGAACTAAAAGAGATGTAAGAAAGGAAATACCTTATGAGTGAAAATAATATTATAAAACTTAGTTTTGTTGGAGATATAATGTGTGAAAAGCCATTATTAAATGCATCTAAAAAAAAGGATGGTAGTTATGATTTTAATTTAGTATTTAAACATATGAAAGAGAGTTTTTCTCAAGCTGATTATATGGTAGGAAATTTAGAAACTGTATGTGCTGGCAGGGAATATGGATATACAGATCATATTTATAATTTCAATACTCCAGATAATATTATAGAAGCAATCAAAGATTCTGGTATAGATATGGTGGCTACTGCTAATAACCACTGTTTAGATAGAGGAGTACAAGGGCTTAAAAGGACTAACGACTTATTAGATAAATATAAGATAGACCATACTGGGACTTTTAATTCTAGAGAAGATAAAGAAAAGTTATTGGTAAAAGATATATCTGGAATAAAAATAGCATTTCTTTCTTACACTTATGGAACTAATACTCAAATTAATAAATTTATATTAGATGAAGAAAACAAGTATATGGTAAATCTATTACAACCACAAAACACTAAAATATATAGTGAAAAAGAAAGTAAGGGTATTAAAGATATAATAGGTAAGATCCTTTTTAGATTTATAACTGTAGAACAATGGATTGGTTTAAAACGAAAATTAAATATGCCTTATAATCATCCTAGATCTGATGATAGTATGGATAGTATTGATGAGAAATATTTAAAGAATATTAAAGAAGATATAAAAAAAGCAAAAGATCAAGCAGATTATGTAATTATGTGTATGCATAGTGGAGGACAGTTTAATAAAGAACCTGGAGAATTTAGTAAATATATGATGAAGTTTATGAAAGAAAATGGGGTAGATTTTGTAGTAGGATCACATCCTCATATAGTCCAACATTATGAAAATATAAATGGAATGCCAGGATTATATTCTCTAGGAAATTTCAATATATCGCCTAGTTCAGTATATATTATACCTGATGGAAAACCAGAATATGGAATTATGTTACATCTATACTTAAATAAAGAAAAAGATAATACTGAGCTTATTAAAGCTAGTTTTACTATTATAAAGATGGTTGAGGACAAAAAAGGACATATTGAAGTCGCACCTGTAGAAAAACTTATTAAAGATGCTAAATCAGAAGATGAAAAGAAAGAGTTAATAAAGGACAATTTATATATTTATAATAGAGTTTTAAATAGTGATATAAGAGATATTGATATTTTAAGTGAGTATGAAATAGAATTATAAATCTAATTGTGAGGTGGTGAAAATAT harbors:
- a CDS encoding sugar-transfer associated ATP-grasp domain-containing protein, whose protein sequence is MGKLNYIKERFKKIDYMMENFIEDDLNIFQKGLVIVDLGLAILVYGAGITDYFQYKFYRRKHIDKKKFIVHRKRMRIVNTCNDLQDREIFNHKSQFNEIFTDYIGRDWRDLNQCTYEEFYEFTEKHNKFIVKPTEGSHGKNIYFQTIDKETDIEKLYSKVKSEKALVEEIVVQNDIIGEFNPSSVNTLRVVTLLDKNNDPKIMTANLRMGRGDRVADNFHHHGIATLLDVETGIIKTSGIDGEGKRYLYHPITGKQIVGFKVPYWKDVCTTVKEAAKLIPTVRYVGWDVAVGKDGRIYIIEGNSAADPDVSQLPDQIGKWPLYEPYIEELKEM
- a CDS encoding CapA family protein, which gives rise to MSENNIIKLSFVGDIMCEKPLLNASKKKDGSYDFNLVFKHMKESFSQADYMVGNLETVCAGREYGYTDHIYNFNTPDNIIEAIKDSGIDMVATANNHCLDRGVQGLKRTNDLLDKYKIDHTGTFNSREDKEKLLVKDISGIKIAFLSYTYGTNTQINKFILDEENKYMVNLLQPQNTKIYSEKESKGIKDIIGKILFRFITVEQWIGLKRKLNMPYNHPRSDDSMDSIDEKYLKNIKEDIKKAKDQADYVIMCMHSGGQFNKEPGEFSKYMMKFMKENGVDFVVGSHPHIVQHYENINGMPGLYSLGNFNISPSSVYIIPDGKPEYGIMLHLYLNKEKDNTELIKASFTIIKMVEDKKGHIEVAPVEKLIKDAKSEDEKKELIKDNLYIYNRVLNSDIRDIDILSEYEIEL